The Triticum aestivum cultivar Chinese Spring chromosome 5A, IWGSC CS RefSeq v2.1, whole genome shotgun sequence genomic sequence TTGCCATCTAGGTTTACTCGAAAGAGCAGGTCTTAACCATTTCATGCGCTTGATACCCCATTGCCCCGAGTTTCCCAACCCTAATTATCTTGCTAGGTTTACGCTGGCTGGGAGTTCGGGTAGCTATAGGTGGCCACCAGTTCAACATTTAGTGGGAGTGTGGTTCTGATGATTTTTCTGTTCTTATCACGCAGGGCACTGGGATGAGGCTTAACGGTTTGGAGCGAAACCCGATGCCAGGAATAGAAGACGCCCTGATGAAGGACTCGCCCAAGGCTTCCTCCTTGGTGGAGGTGGAAAAACCTTCCCTTGGTGATGTTGACGTTCTGGGCGGCGGAGGGTCCATGCTtacggggaagaagaggaaggatgtTCCTGCGGGCGAGAATGGCGGCGTGGCAAAGAGGGTGCTCAGGTCAGCCACCATGAAGCTGCATGTGGATGCTGAGCCCGAGGGTGAAGCTGCCGCCGCCGCGGATGTTAGCGAGTGTGACGCTTTGGAGAAGACTGACTGTGAGGCTACTGCGGGTGACAGTTTGGAGAAGACTAACTGCGAGGCTACTGCGGGTGACAGTCTGGAGAAGACTAACTGCGAGGCTACTGCAGGTGACAGTCTGGAGAAGACTAACTGTGAGGCTGTTGCAGAGGATGGCAGAAGCGGGGCGCAGACAGTCGACGCTTCTAAAGGCGATGAGCACATGGATGAGGTTCCAGTGAAAGTGGATGATGCTATACAAGTGCCAGCTAAGTGTTCTGAGAATAATGTGGATAGTGCCGGTATTGCTCAAGAGAATGGCTTAGACAACCAAAAAAGCAATTTTGAATCTGATGATAAAGTGAAGGCAGACGAGAAGACTTACTCTGCAACTCAGGAGGAGGAGAATGTGTCTGGGACAAGTGGGGGTGGTACTGATGACTCCCAGGAAAACAAGGGTGCCAATGGACCTTGCCAGGGGGAGGTCATAGACCCATCAGCTGCAGCAAAAGACGATGAATTGGTCATTGATGTAAGCAGAAACAACCCTACTAGCGCATCAGAACCTGTTCAGCAGGATGGTAATGTTGTGCGTACTGAGGGAATGGTACTCCAGAGTGGTGATCAGGGAGTTGAGAAGCATTGTCACGATGATGATGTACGTAAAGACACTGAAGCTTCTCTAAATGGTAATGGAAGATGTGTGGCTGATAACAACATCGCATTAACTGATTGCACTAACCATAAAGAGGGCTTAGGTAGCCCTGTAGGCGGAACCAAGGGGATTTCGACTCCTGACATTGTATTTATAAGGAGAAAGTCGTTAACCAGAAACACATGTGAAATGAAGTTGAAACATGAAGAGGAGGAGGTTCAGTTTGAGAGGAGAGTTACAAGGTCATCTACAGTTAAACAAAGAGAGGCTTCTGGAAGCTCATGCAAAAGTAGTGCAAACGCGGCTAGCATGGAAAGCAAGGGGAGAAAGGAAGATGTTGTTCATCATTATACAAGGAAAGTGAGCAATACTGCATCCTTAAAAGCTGACCACACTGAACCTGCTAAACGTGGAACCAACACAAAGAAGAACACACCAAATGGAAAGATTAGTGCTCAAAGAAAATCAGGTGTTACTGGCAAGGATTATCCTGCAAATATCACAGAGAACAAGGCATCAGCAACAGAGATAAAGATCAATTCGAAGCCACAGCCGTCCATGAGAAGTGGCAGCATTGCCAAGGCAACAAcaaaagatgcagttcctctggtGGATCAGAATGTCTGTAGTTCAGCTATCACTGAAAAGAATGATACAGAGCTAACAGATTCGGAAGGAGTTAGATCTGAAAACAAGACTGCCATGCCGAAGTCACCATTATCAGTTGGTGCTAAGATTGTTGCCAGCAAGAAGAGGATGTTGGAATCAGGTCTTGATAAAATTGCTGGAGGGTCACCAGTTGAGACACCATCCATGAAAAAGACAAGAAGTACTTCTCACACCGAGTTAGATCAATCAAAGAAGTCTTCTGGGAAGATGCTTACAGAGAAGAACTCCGGTCCAGACAAAAAATATATTTTGACAAAACAGCAGCATCACAGTCGAGCAGCTGAGTTGAGCAGATCTGTTAACCCCTCTAATAAAGATGCCTGCAAGCTTTCACATAATGGATCTGATGTTGATGGAACTGATATCATCATTACCCACAAGAGAAATTGTAGAGGGCGCAGAGAACGTGATGCTCCTGCCGTCATGGTAAATCAAGAGTATTCTAGTGAATCTGAGGAAGTTATTGTTGTGAGAAAAGACAGGCGAAAAAGGAAAGATCCATTGCATAAACAAAGGTCCGGATCTAGACCAAACCGTTCTTCTGGTTCTCCCAAAGCAAGTTGTTCCAAAGGCAATAGCGAGGCACAATATGGCTCCAGAGCAAAATCTGGAAACCCAGGTGAATCAACAGGTCGTTTTGAACAAAAGCGTCAAATAAGCGAACAGGTAAAGACCATACTTCTGGATGCTGGTTGGAAGATTGATCTGAGACCCAGGAATGGCAGAAATTATTGGGATTCTGTCTATATACCTCCAAGTGGTAAAGGATCTTACTGGTCAATCACAAAAGCATACGCAGTGTATGAAAGTATGCAATCTGAGCAAAAGAACGAAGCTACAAGCGAGAATTTATCAAAGAAATCTCCGGGCAGCCCTGGCAAAACACATGCTTCTGTGAGTAGTTCTTTACCACAGGAGATCCTCAGCAAACTAAAAAGAGTAGTTGTTAACAAGCGAAAGACCAAAGTTGAGCTTCAGAAGTTAAAAAAGAGGAAGCATGGTTTGCTAAAGAACTCTAAAAATTCAAAGGGCAGGccaaaggaaaagaagaagaagatttcaaAGGAAAGAAAAAAGCGAGGCGGTTGTGCTCTACTCGCTCGTGGATCAAATCAGGAGGCTGGAAGCAGCAATGGTTTTGCTCCATATGAATGGAAACGCACAGTTTTCTCCTGGTTGATTGATCTGGATGTTCTATCCGTCAACACTAGACTGAAATGCATGGATGAAAGCCGCTCAAAAGTTCTGCTAGAGGGTTTACTCACCAGGGATGGAATTAACTGTAGCTGCTGTAGCAAGGTTGTCACAGTACTCGAATTTGTGGCTCATGCTGGTGGTCAACCGAGCAAACCATACAGGAATATACTTGTGGATGGGCTGGACAATGACCTTTTGCATTGTCTCATTAGTGCATGGGACAAGCAGTCTGATTCTGAAAGACAGGCCTTTTTCCCTGTTAGCACTGAGGGTGATGATCCCAATGACGACACATGTGGTATTTGTGGTGATGGAGGCAATTTGATCTGCTGTGACGGATGCCCCTCAACATTCCACATGAGTTGCCTAGAACTCGAGGTATGTATTTATATACAGAGAGTAAATGGTGTTTATACTTAAAAAAAGCGCTTTTCATACAGTTACTGTGTTAGGTTGTTGGCTTAATGCCGTTTTCACTCTGAGCAATAACCGTCTGACATTTCTTTCAGTTGTACCGCAGATTTGTCAGCATTTTGATTTATGTGTCTGATTAATTTAGCAGTTCCTGGATTAGGGAGATATTGAAACGACTAGCATATGACCTCGATTTCCCCCCTAGTATATGGTCTATGGCTAAGTGTATCTGGCGCAGCATTCTCTAATGAGCATGAATATCCAATTTACAGGAACTTCCATCTGATGATTGGCGTTGTGCAAACTGTTCCTGTAAATTTTGTCAGGAGCATTTGAATCATGATGCTCCAGACAATGCTGAAGTTGATTCATTACATTCTTGTTCCCAATGCGAGGAGAAATGTATGTGATCTCTGTGTATCCTAGTTCTTTGGTACTTTGGAATCTTTGATAACTTATTTTGTCAGATTCCGGTTGTTGTTACTATAATGTTGTGTTAGTCAATCATGTTTTTGACTGTTCCACAATGATGATGCCTGCAGATCACCCAGCTTGCTCTCCTGAGACTGAGGACCTATCCAGTGTCTCCAATCAGGCAGGAAATCATTTTTGCCAACAAAGTTGCAGACTGGTAATACTTTGTCAACTTTAGTTCTTCCCTTTCCATGACTTTCTTTCTGGACATATTACGATGTAGTTTTCCATGACTACAATTCTAGCATTGACattatatattttgagctaagtTGAGTGTCACTAGCTTGTGACAACTTGATGCTTGAAAATGTCACTCGTTAAATATCTGCACTTAACCTACTCAACAGAGTTCTATTGCTTTTATTTTTGAATTATGGCATTTAGTTTTTTTGTCCAAGTAGCTATACTCGATAAGCGACCAATATAGTATGCAAAGCTACCAAAATCATTTACTTCGGAATTTGGATTTCCTTAGTCTTCTGAGACTGAATATTTCCAGTATGGTGACAATTTTCTATCTGAAAAACATGCAGAACTTTGCATGCCATCATCCTTGAAATAGTTATTACTTAAGTGATGTTTAAGGATTTGTGTAGTACAGTTGAAATTTGAATATGGATATATGTAGAAGTATTTTGAAATGCTGCATAGAAATATTATTATCGTTTTTCCGTCGATATTGCGATATTATTGTACAAACTAATCCACCTTGGATACTCTGGAAAACAAACAAAAATAGTATTGATATTCTATAATGAAGATGTATGTGATCAGTTTAATCGTTACTATTTCTGTTTCACTTTGACTGAAAACAGTTTGGAAAGTTTCCTAATGCTTAATATTTCTGTTTCCTGTATCCCTTTGAAGACCAAACCTGTTCACATGTTATTCTTTATTCTCACTTTCTTTTCCATCAGTCGGCATTTTCCCTCCCTGAATCCTCATCGCACCACGGAATCTAAATAACTTTCTATGCAATGCAGCTGTTTGAGGAATTGCAGAATCTTCTTGCGGTCAAGAAGGATCTTGAACCTGAATTTGCATGCAGAATTATTCAGTGTAGCCATGAAAATGCACCAGAAACAGTTCTTGATTTGGATGGAAGGGTCGAGTGTAATTCCAAGATTGCAGTTGCTCTTTCACTGATGGATGAGTGCTTTCTTCCTATTGTTGACCAAAGAACTGGGATCAACTTGATACGTAATGTTGTGTACAACTGTGGGTAGGCATCTCTCTTAACACAAGCTCATGGTACTCTAAGCAAGCTCAAGGATATTTTGTAGAACTCCTCTGTTGTTGATATGCTTTCGATTTGTAAATCTTTGCATACACTCTCTTTCTCTCCTTCCTATGCACGTGTGTTTTTGTGGGTGGGGTTGAGTTTACCTTCAATGTTGCTGTAGTTACCTCTTGCTACTCATTTAAGCTGGGTCGTTTTTAGTATCCTTCTACCCCTCTCCATGCTTGGCTGTATAGCTATTGACAGATGCAGGTCTGTTGGGGTGAGCTCACCTCGCAATATTTTTGTTTCCTCGCCATAATTGTTTTTCCTCAGAAAACGCAAAAGCCTTGTGTCTCCATGTACAAGCCTGAAATGGCCCACGCCCCAGAAATACAACGGTGCATGCCAAGTTCTAGGCACCAGCAGTAGAAGCATCGCGAGACCGTGCCCCCTGCCCTTGCCCACAACCGGGCCTTGCCCTTGATTATTTCAAGCAAGCTGGCGATGCCCCTAGCCATAAAATGATTGTGGAGTTTTAACATTTTGCTTATTCTTGTGATGATAAGATTTTGCTGTCTGTCGGTTTAGTTCTTTGATGTTTTTGAGCTTACATCATGTGTTTCGCTACAATGGCATATAGAGGTATGTGAATAATGTCAAATATGTGCAATATGTGCGTTAAAACGGCAAAAGAAAAGACCCAAGTATTAAAGCATCACCTATGCATGCACCAAATAGCAAACTAACAAAATTGACCAACGACGCCATTCGACAATTAATTGCTTATTCCTAGTTTGATAAAGTGGCTGATTGGTGGGACCTATTCCTAGTGCTTACGTGTGTGCATATGTGGCTTGGGTAGTTTGAATCTATACACGGGTATGATCCCTCTGGCTTACTGTATGTTCAGTTACTGGCATACAGAATTGGTTTGGGTGTTTGTTTATGCTGCTGGGCACATTGGTCAAGTTACTTATCTAACAGTTGCGTCATGACAACAAGTTGAACTGGTAACATTTATCAGTGAGAGATGTTTGATTGCTCTCTCATTTCTTGTCTGTGTGCAGGTCAAATTTTCTCCGGCTGGATTTCCGTGGATTTTATATCTTTATTTTGGAGCGTGGAGATGAAATAGTATCTGCAGCATCAGTCAGGTGGGTTACTTCCTtcttttgtgtgtatgccatgttttGTGACTGTTCTGCCATGTGTATGAACTGAATACACTATTCATTGGTATCAGAGATTCATGTCCTCGCTTAATATACTGAGTGTCTTGTTTCAACCACTAGTTTGCTGACCTATATGGCAATTAGTCATGTATGCTCCAACTATGGAGTGGAAGCTGCATTCCCACTCTAATTTTCCAATGTAGGTGGTCAGGCGATTAGTCAAGTTGCTTGAATATAGGCTACTGATAATTGAATAATTCAAACTTGACAAAAACAAGTTATGTTCAATTGTCTAGTACTACTGCTAGCCTGCTAGGTGACGCTTACTAGATCATTACTGTGAGCACCGAGCAGTTTTTACGGAAGTACTCATTTATCCTGATGGTGTTGGTGGTATTCTGTATTAAAGAAAGTAGCTTTATGTCACTGGAGCGTTACACTTTAGTAAGATACGTTAGTTATAAACTTATTATTGCTTGCATACTTCATAAAGCTCTTTGCATGCAATTTTGTAGCTTGCTTGTCTAGATATGTCCTACACTATATACTTTGTTTATACAACTTTTTAGCCTCGCTATCTGAACTCTAGCATTAAGCAGTAATATACATCAGACTAACTTTGTAACACTTGCTATTATCTGGTTGCTCTTGAGTTTCTTTTTTCTTCCGCTGAATTGCTGGATTCTAATACAAGTTTACTGTTATTATGTCTTATGCTGAAACAGGATACATGGGACCAAGTTGGCAGAGATGCCATTCATTGGTACACGACATATGTATCGTCGCCAAGGGATGTGCCGTCGACTTTTAGATGGAATTGAAATGGTATCTTTACCTGAGCCTCAGATCCATTTTGGCATTCTTCATGGTGCTTATATAGGACAAAAGTTTGGGGATGTTCTATTTAGTCCTCCTGTAGTTATGTATGTTTCATTATAGTTTGTAAATTTGAAGAACTGAACTTCTCAAACCCTAACTTTATGAACTTATGCAAGATTTTGTTATCAACCTGAAATCTGTTCAAAAGTAGTAGCAGAGAGATTACAAAGGTAGCAAACTAATATTGCCCTCTTGTAAAATGGTATTGAGTTACAATTGGCATGCTACAACTGCTTGACAATGTTTTCTTCATTTGGTACTGAAACCTGTAATGGATATAGCGCATATGCATACAATGGTAGGGTAATTCCATCATGGTACAGCTATATTAGTGTATAACTGGCAACACTTTGCACCTTTCCCTACAATAGGTTATAGATGAATTGGCTtgatgtttttttgttttattatcATAGTAGGGTAATTCCATGTGTGTTCTTAATGCCTTCTCTTATTTACATTTCAGATCCTCAGTTCTCTCAAAGTTGAGAAGTTGATCATTCCTGCTATTAATGAACTGGTGGACACCTGGACATCCAAATTCGGATTTAGCCCACTTGAAGTTTCAGACAAGCAAGAAGTCAAGTCTATCAACATGTTAGTTTTTCCTGGTACAGGTCTTCTTCAAAAGCCATTGCTAAATAAGCAGGCTTCACCTCAGGAACACCCAGGTTCTGAAGGAGGTCAGTACCATGAATAACATGTCTCTTATGTATATTTCATTTTTTCTCCCTGTTTCTTTATCCAATGGCGACTGGCCATTTGTACAATTGATACTTGATTTCTCTGGAGATAGTTCAGAAAAGTATCCGATGTGGACTCTGTTTGCTCCGTTGCAGATGTAGATGCGGATGCGGAGACCCAAGGTTCGGAGGTCATGGATCAGTTGAACAGCAGCAAAGAAGATGCTGAAACTTGCAAAGGTAAATGCTTTGTAATAACCATTTTCATGTTCTTTTTGGATCTTGATTTGAAACAGAATTTCAGAGGACAGACTTTGAACTCGAAGTTTAATTTTGCTTTTTAAAGATGGCCAACTCCAGTGCATAATGTTTCTTATAAACAGCTAATACTTCTTTGACCCATAGATAATTGCAGGAAAACCCTCCATTTACTATAACATACGTATTAATCTGAAATAACACCCTTGGATAAGCATAGTTTTGTTTAGCATGTCAGTGAAGGTGGTGTGAAtactagttcttcttcttctttatataGATATAAATATAGTAACCCCAGTGCATACTGTTTCCTATTTTGAAGGATTAGGACATACTGTTACTCAAACAATTAGTACCTTAATATACCTATCATGCTGATGGGGTTCTCTATGATAAGATCTCTGGGCCATGGCTGTACTTTAATTGTTTAGCAATAGATTTTTATGTGGGTCTCAAGATTTTTATTTTAAATCTTAATTGCAGATTGACGAGCCTCGTCTCCAGTTCATTTTGGCCCGACAAGACAACGCAACCTGCTTCGCAAGAGTGACAGACATAGATGATGAAACCATTTAGTTATCTTGTTTTAACTCAGCCTGCCGTGCATCTGCTTCTTCCAGAAAGCAAACCTGAAAGGATGCGTTTTTGAAGACGAGCGCTGTTTTGGCCAGGGCTTGGTGACCAGCCTGTGCAGTGTGCAGTATTAAAAGTTGTTGACCCCGACCATACCTAACTGTATGTGGACTCCTCAGCAGGTAGAAGGGGGATTATAGTTTTATTCTGtgcatttgggggggggggggggggggggtgtttaacTTAAAAGTCGAAGGCCAACGTTGCCGCGAATCATAGTGGATGTTAGTTGTTGTTTCTGTCAATAGCTTTGCACTTTTG encodes the following:
- the LOC123105009 gene encoding uncharacterized protein, encoding MRLNGLERNPMPGIEDALMKDSPKASSLVEVEKPSLGDVDVLGGGGSMLTGKKRKDVPAGENGGVAKRVLRSATMKLHVDAEPEGEAAAAADVSECDALEKTDCEATAGDSLEKTNCEATAGDSLEKTNCEATAGDSLEKTNCEAVAEDGRSGAQTVDASKGDEHMDEVPVKVDDAIQVPAKCSENNVDSAGIAQENGLDNQKSNFESDDKVKADEKTYSATQEEENVSGTSGGGTDDSQENKGANGPCQGEVIDPSAAAKDDELVIDVSRNNPTSASEPVQQDGNVVRTEGMVLQSGDQGVEKHCHDDDVRKDTEASLNGNGRCVADNNIALTDCTNHKEGLGSPVGGTKGISTPDIVFIRRKSLTRNTCEMKLKHEEEEVQFERRVTRSSTVKQREASGSSCKSSANAASMESKGRKEDVVHHYTRKVSNTASLKADHTEPAKRGTNTKKNTPNGKISAQRKSGVTGKDYPANITENKASATEIKINSKPQPSMRSGSIAKATTKDAVPLVDQNVCSSAITEKNDTELTDSEGVRSENKTAMPKSPLSVGAKIVASKKRMLESGLDKIAGGSPVETPSMKKTRSTSHTELDQSKKSSGKMLTEKNSGPDKKYILTKQQHHSRAAELSRSVNPSNKDACKLSHNGSDVDGTDIIITHKRNCRGRRERDAPAVMVNQEYSSESEEVIVVRKDRRKRKDPLHKQRSGSRPNRSSGSPKASCSKGNSEAQYGSRAKSGNPGESTGRFEQKRQISEQVKTILLDAGWKIDLRPRNGRNYWDSVYIPPSGKGSYWSITKAYAVYESMQSEQKNEATSENLSKKSPGSPGKTHASVSSSLPQEILSKLKRVVVNKRKTKVELQKLKKRKHGLLKNSKNSKGRPKEKKKKISKERKKRGGCALLARGSNQEAGSSNGFAPYEWKRTVFSWLIDLDVLSVNTRLKCMDESRSKVLLEGLLTRDGINCSCCSKVVTVLEFVAHAGGQPSKPYRNILVDGLDNDLLHCLISAWDKQSDSERQAFFPVSTEGDDPNDDTCGICGDGGNLICCDGCPSTFHMSCLELEELPSDDWRCANCSCKFCQEHLNHDAPDNAEVDSLHSCSQCEEKYHPACSPETEDLSSVSNQAGNHFCQQSCRLLFEELQNLLAVKKDLEPEFACRIIQCSHENAPETVLDLDGRVECNSKIAVALSLMDECFLPIVDQRTGINLIRNVVYNCGSNFLRLDFRGFYIFILERGDEIVSAASVRIHGTKLAEMPFIGTRHMYRRQGMCRRLLDGIEMILSSLKVEKLIIPAINELVDTWTSKFGFSPLEVSDKQEVKSINMLVFPGTGLLQKPLLNKQASPQEHPGSEGDVDADAETQGSEVMDQLNSSKEDAETCKD